A genomic stretch from Chitinophaga lutea includes:
- the ubiE gene encoding bifunctional demethylmenaquinone methyltransferase/2-methoxy-6-polyprenyl-1,4-benzoquinol methylase UbiE: MFDDIAGKYDFMNHFMSLGIDVIWRKKALKMLRPLQPKKMLDVATGTGDVAIMAQRMLQPDHITGIDISEGMLELGRIKVTKAGFDRYITLQQGDSETINFPDATFDAITAAFGVRNFENLEKGLAEMCRVLKPGGKAVILEFSNPTKTPVKQLYNFYFRYITPWIGKYIARNKAAYSYLPSSVKAFPQGQAMCDILHKVGFQAVTCKTLTFGICSIYCATR; encoded by the coding sequence ATGTTTGATGATATTGCGGGCAAGTACGACTTCATGAACCATTTCATGAGCCTCGGCATTGACGTCATCTGGCGCAAAAAAGCCCTGAAGATGCTCAGGCCGCTGCAGCCTAAGAAAATGCTCGATGTAGCCACCGGCACGGGCGATGTGGCCATTATGGCCCAGCGCATGCTGCAGCCGGACCATATCACCGGCATCGATATCTCCGAAGGCATGCTGGAACTGGGCCGCATCAAGGTCACCAAAGCAGGTTTCGACCGCTACATCACCCTCCAGCAGGGCGACAGCGAAACAATAAACTTTCCGGATGCGACGTTTGATGCCATAACGGCGGCTTTCGGGGTGCGGAACTTTGAAAACCTGGAAAAGGGGCTCGCGGAAATGTGCAGGGTGCTCAAACCCGGAGGGAAAGCGGTGATACTTGAATTTTCCAATCCCACCAAAACGCCCGTAAAACAATTATATAACTTTTATTTTCGTTATATTACTCCCTGGATTGGGAAATACATTGCGCGGAACAAAGCAGCTTATTCTTACCTGCCGAGCTCCGTCAAAGCGTTTCCGCAAGGGCAGGCAATGTGCGATATTTTACACAAAGTTGGCTTCCAGGCTGTTACATGCAAAACGCTAACATTCGGCATATGTTCCATTTATTGCGCTACCCGCTAA
- a CDS encoding dihydroorotase, which translates to MQNIILRNIAVVNEGRTTVQDVLIRHGRIEKIAPQINAEGKEINGEGKHLLPGVIDDQVHFREPGLTHKATIATEARAAVAGGTTSFMEMPNTKPEAVTQERLEDKYSIAAAGSLANYSFFMGVANDNAEEVLKTNAKKDRVCGVKIFMGSSTGNMLVDNYLTLEKIFSETELLIATHCEDEKIIRANMEKFKQDKGDALTAADHPLIRNEEACFESSLVAIQFAKKHNARLHILHISTEKELQLFSNLLPLTEKRITAEVCVHHLWFTADDYTKYGNLIKCNPAIKAPHHREALWQGLLSDKLDIIATDHAPHTWDEKQQTYVQAPSGVPLVQHSLLMMLEQVKAGRFTIEQMVQKMSHAPADCFRIRERGYLREGYFADAVIVDLAATTTVEKNNIYYKCGWSPFEGHTFPAAITHTFVNGHLAYENGQFNENQLGQRLLFNA; encoded by the coding sequence ATGCAAAATATCATCCTCAGAAATATAGCCGTTGTGAACGAAGGCCGCACTACCGTGCAGGATGTGCTCATCCGTCATGGCCGCATCGAAAAAATAGCCCCGCAGATCAATGCGGAGGGCAAAGAAATCAACGGCGAAGGCAAACACCTGCTGCCGGGCGTTATCGACGATCAGGTGCACTTCCGCGAACCGGGCCTCACCCACAAAGCCACCATCGCCACCGAAGCCCGTGCGGCCGTAGCCGGCGGCACCACCAGTTTTATGGAAATGCCCAACACCAAACCCGAAGCGGTGACCCAGGAAAGGCTGGAAGACAAATACAGCATCGCCGCCGCCGGCTCCCTGGCCAACTATTCGTTTTTTATGGGCGTGGCCAACGATAACGCCGAGGAAGTACTGAAAACCAATGCCAAAAAAGACCGCGTGTGCGGCGTGAAAATATTCATGGGCTCTTCTACCGGCAATATGCTGGTAGACAATTACCTCACCCTCGAGAAGATCTTCTCGGAAACCGAGCTGCTCATCGCCACCCACTGCGAGGATGAAAAGATCATTCGCGCCAACATGGAAAAATTCAAACAGGACAAAGGCGACGCCCTCACGGCGGCCGACCATCCCCTCATCCGCAACGAGGAAGCCTGTTTCGAATCGTCGCTGGTGGCCATCCAGTTCGCTAAAAAACACAATGCCCGCCTGCACATCCTCCATATTTCCACCGAAAAGGAATTACAGCTGTTCAGCAACCTGCTGCCGCTCACCGAAAAACGTATTACGGCGGAAGTGTGCGTGCATCACCTGTGGTTCACCGCAGACGACTACACGAAGTACGGCAACCTGATCAAATGCAATCCCGCCATCAAAGCCCCGCATCACCGCGAAGCGCTCTGGCAGGGCCTGCTCAGCGACAAGCTGGATATCATCGCCACCGACCATGCGCCCCACACCTGGGACGAAAAACAGCAGACATATGTACAGGCGCCGTCCGGCGTGCCCCTGGTGCAGCACAGCCTGCTGATGATGCTCGAGCAGGTGAAGGCCGGCCGCTTCACCATCGAACAGATGGTGCAGAAAATGAGCCATGCCCCCGCCGACTGTTTCCGCATCCGGGAAAGAGGCTACCTGCGCGAAGGATACTTTGCGGATGCCGTGATCGTGGACCTGGCGGCCACCACCACCGTGGAGAAAAACAACATTTATTACAAATGCGGCTGGAGCCCCTTCGAAGGGCATACGTTCCCCGCCGCCATCACCCATACTTTCGTGAACGGCCACCTCGCTTACGAAAACGGGCAATTCAATGAAAATCAGCTCGGACAGCGCCTGCTGTTCAACGCATAA
- a CDS encoding TIGR01777 family oxidoreductase, producing the protein MHNKKIVIAGGTGFIGDGLIEYFSPGNTLIILSRQPKPARENVIYIQWDGRTAGPWMQALEGADMLVNLAGKSVNCRYTEAHKAAIFASRTESTAILGEAVKSLQNPPALWINSASATIYRHAEDRPMDEFTGEYHDDFSVQVCKRWEKTFNEITLPHTRKAVLRIAITLGKQGGVMFPYLNLVKFGLGGHQGSGRQMYSWVHITDVARMMEWLYEHPECSGTYNCAAPGPVTNREFMATVRKAAGQPFGFPAAAWMLKIGAALIGTEAELLLKSRWVLPTRITEAGFRFRYPALKGAMEQIIGELPRRKYHLF; encoded by the coding sequence ATGCACAACAAAAAGATCGTTATCGCCGGTGGCACCGGATTTATCGGGGACGGGCTGATCGAATATTTCAGTCCCGGTAACACCCTCATCATCCTCAGCAGGCAGCCCAAACCCGCGCGCGAGAATGTGATCTATATCCAGTGGGATGGCCGAACGGCCGGTCCATGGATGCAGGCCCTCGAAGGGGCCGATATGCTGGTGAACCTCGCGGGCAAGAGTGTGAACTGCCGGTATACGGAGGCCCATAAAGCCGCCATTTTCGCCAGCCGGACGGAGAGTACCGCCATATTGGGCGAGGCCGTCAAAAGCCTGCAAAATCCGCCGGCACTCTGGATAAATTCCGCTTCCGCCACCATTTACCGGCATGCCGAAGACCGGCCGATGGACGAATTCACCGGCGAATACCACGATGATTTTTCCGTGCAGGTGTGCAAACGCTGGGAAAAGACGTTCAACGAAATAACCCTTCCGCATACACGGAAGGCCGTACTCCGCATCGCCATTACCCTCGGTAAACAGGGCGGTGTGATGTTCCCTTATCTCAACCTCGTGAAATTCGGTCTGGGCGGGCATCAGGGTAGCGGCCGCCAGATGTACAGCTGGGTGCACATCACCGACGTGGCCCGCATGATGGAATGGCTGTATGAACATCCCGAATGCAGCGGCACTTATAATTGCGCGGCGCCAGGGCCTGTTACCAACCGCGAGTTTATGGCCACCGTAAGAAAAGCAGCCGGACAGCCTTTCGGTTTCCCAGCCGCTGCATGGATGCTTAAAATCGGCGCTGCTCTTATCGGCACGGAAGCGGAACTTTTATTGAAAAGCAGGTGGGTGTTGCCCACGCGCATCACCGAAGCGGGGTTCCGGTTTCGGTATCCGGCGCTGAAAGGTGCGATGGAACAGATTATCGGGGAACTGCCGCGCCGGAAGTATCATCTTTTCTAA
- a CDS encoding ribonuclease H-like YkuK family protein — MKWRRFNGDPIHLPIKEEVRHAIVRETGLGNRLKVCIGTDSQVKGPDTEFATVIVFLREGHGGFMFIHNERTRDVYSIKERMLVEVAKSIEIAYELCDLFTEYDVDMEVHADINTNPQFKSNLALREAMGYILGMGFAFKAKPEAFASSSCANKIVN; from the coding sequence ATGAAATGGAGAAGATTTAATGGCGATCCTATTCACCTGCCCATTAAGGAGGAAGTGCGGCATGCCATCGTCCGGGAAACCGGCCTTGGCAACCGTTTAAAAGTCTGCATCGGCACCGACTCCCAGGTGAAAGGGCCTGACACCGAATTTGCCACCGTGATCGTATTCCTTCGCGAAGGGCACGGCGGGTTTATGTTTATTCACAACGAAAGAACCCGCGACGTGTATTCCATCAAAGAAAGAATGCTGGTGGAAGTGGCCAAAAGCATCGAAATCGCTTATGAGCTGTGCGACCTGTTCACCGAGTACGATGTGGACATGGAAGTGCATGCGGACATCAACACCAATCCGCAGTTCAAAAGCAACCTGGCTTTACGGGAAGCGATGGGCTACATACTGGGCATGGGCTTCGCTTTCAAAGCCAAACCGGAAGCCTTTGCCAGCAGCAGCTGTGCCAACAAGATCGTGAATTAG
- the yihA gene encoding ribosome biogenesis GTP-binding protein YihA/YsxC, which translates to MVIKSAEYLISNVDWTKCPVADKPEYAFIGRSNVGKSSLINMLANHEKLAKTSGTPGKTQLINHFLINKEWYLVDLPGYGFAKVSQSQRRSWEQMIENYLRKRPNLMNVFVLIDSRLTPQKIDLEFVNQLGEWQIPFQLVFTKADKNTQLETSRNVKAFLNKLRETWQFLPANYVTSTVKKTGRDKILEFIAEMNARFQGIA; encoded by the coding sequence ATGGTGATCAAATCTGCAGAATACCTGATCAGTAATGTCGACTGGACGAAATGCCCGGTGGCCGATAAACCGGAATACGCCTTCATCGGCCGTTCCAACGTGGGGAAATCGAGCCTCATCAACATGCTGGCCAACCACGAAAAGCTGGCCAAAACGTCGGGCACGCCTGGTAAAACACAGCTGATCAATCACTTTCTCATCAATAAGGAATGGTACCTGGTGGATTTGCCGGGGTACGGTTTCGCGAAAGTGTCGCAAAGCCAGCGCAGAAGCTGGGAGCAGATGATCGAAAACTACCTGCGCAAACGTCCCAATCTCATGAATGTTTTTGTGCTGATAGACAGCCGGTTAACCCCCCAGAAGATAGACCTGGAGTTTGTGAACCAGCTCGGCGAGTGGCAAATCCCCTTTCAACTGGTGTTCACGAAGGCAGACAAAAATACACAGCTGGAAACCAGCCGTAATGTAAAGGCATTCCTGAACAAACTCCGCGAAACCTGGCAGTTCCTGCCCGCGAACTACGTTACGTCAACGGTAAAAAAGACAGGCCGGGATAAAATCCTGGAATTTATCGCGGAGATGAACGCCCGTTTCCAGGGCATCGCCTAA
- a CDS encoding CoA-binding protein gives MSTPKLTVVIGASENPQRYSFLAVNRLRAGGHPVVAIGKRAGQIGDTPITKEHPAVEGVDTVTLYLNPTLQQEYYDYILGLKPKRIIFNPGTENTELIALARENGIEPKEACTLVMLSTGQF, from the coding sequence ATGAGCACTCCCAAACTGACCGTAGTGATAGGCGCTTCCGAAAATCCGCAGCGCTACAGCTTTCTGGCCGTGAACCGCCTGCGGGCCGGCGGGCATCCCGTAGTGGCCATCGGCAAACGGGCCGGGCAGATCGGCGATACCCCCATTACCAAAGAGCATCCGGCGGTAGAGGGCGTTGATACGGTGACGTTATACCTCAACCCCACCCTGCAGCAGGAGTATTACGACTACATCCTGGGCCTGAAACCCAAACGCATCATTTTTAATCCCGGCACCGAAAACACCGAACTGATCGCCCTTGCCCGTGAAAACGGCATCGAGCCCAAAGAAGCCTGCACCCTGGTGATGCTGAGCACCGGGCAGTTCTGA
- the porT gene encoding type IX secretion/gliding motility protein PorT/SprT, with product MFHLLRYPLTGALLLLLSALPATAQINMEEHDRKPYYFGITLAANQSYFRLTHADIFLHQDSIMVAEPLKTVGFNLGLLANLRLSNRFDLRINPQLLFANKNLFYKENYPKRDTEKKVESIVVSFPLQIKFKSDRINNMRVYTIAGMKIDHDLASNKNSRKAEDLVKINKTTYGYELGAGFEFYFPSFIFTPEFKISSGLNNVHIKDPALRYSNVIDQLNSRMIVFSIHLQG from the coding sequence ATGTTCCATTTATTGCGCTACCCGCTAACCGGGGCGCTGTTACTGCTGCTCAGCGCACTGCCGGCCACGGCGCAAATCAATATGGAAGAGCACGACCGCAAACCTTATTATTTCGGCATCACCCTGGCCGCCAACCAGTCGTATTTCCGGCTGACCCATGCCGATATTTTCCTGCACCAGGATTCCATCATGGTAGCCGAGCCCCTCAAAACCGTAGGCTTCAACCTCGGACTGCTGGCCAACCTGCGCCTCAGCAACCGGTTCGACCTTCGCATCAACCCCCAGCTGCTTTTTGCCAACAAGAACCTCTTTTATAAGGAAAACTATCCCAAAAGGGACACCGAAAAGAAAGTGGAATCCATCGTAGTGAGCTTCCCCCTGCAGATCAAGTTCAAGTCGGACCGCATCAACAACATGCGCGTTTACACGATCGCCGGGATGAAAATCGACCACGACCTGGCCTCCAATAAAAACTCCCGCAAAGCCGAAGACCTCGTCAAAATCAATAAAACCACCTACGGGTACGAACTGGGCGCGGGTTTCGAGTTTTATTTCCCCTCCTTCATCTTCACCCCCGAATTCAAGATCAGCAGCGGGCTGAACAATGTGCACATCAAGGATCCCGCCCTGCGGTACTCCAATGTGATCGACCAGCTGAACTCGCGCATGATCGTGTTTTCCATCCATCTGCAAGGCTAA